The Effusibacillus lacus region GAGGTTGATGCGACCCTGTCCACCCGCAAAGCGCCAGAGATTGATGAAGAAGTGCCGGTCAGCTGGTACTACGGGTATGAAGAGAAGCCCGTACTGGTGGCGCATGAAATCAAAATCATAGAAGAACCCAAGGATCCGTACATTTACCCATTTGGGTTTAACCCGGCGGGAGGCAACTGATTATGTGGCAGTCAGCACAAACGATTTTTCTGTCCATAGTCCTTGAATCGTTGCCGTTCATTCTGCTGGGTGTGATTCTCTCTTCCCTGATTCATGAGTTTGTGACCGAAGAAAAAATGCTGCGGTTTCTCCCGAAAAACAAGCCGTTGGCAGTGGTTGCATCGACGTTTCTGGGAATGTTTGTACCTGTGTGCGATTGTGGGGCTGTTCCGGTAGTCCGGAGCTTGATGCGAAAAGGGGTTCCCGCCTCAGTTGCCATGTCGTTTACATTGGCGGCCCCCGTGCTGAATCCGATTACGATGCTGTCCACGTACGTTGCCTTTGGCATGACTGCCTCGATGATGTGGGCCCGTTCCGGGGCGACGTTTGGGATCGCAGTAGTCATTGGCTGGATGCTGCTGATGATGGAACGTCGAAGGAAGGAATCGGAAGACGTTTCCAAGGAATCCCCTGTCACTTTGCCCTTGACAGAAACGGCCGCAGCCATAGAGATCCGAACCCATCGTTCGTTCCGGAAAGTGTTTGGTTTGGTTACGAATCATACGGTGACGGAGTTTTTTGAGATAATGGGTTTTGTTGTCATCAGCGCTTTCGTTGCGGCGATCCTGCAGACCTATGTTCCTGCTGCAGTACTTTCACCTATAGGAGAACATCCGGTAGGGTCGGTATTAGCTATGATGGGTCTTGCCACCCTGTTGTCATTGTGTTCTACAGCCGATGGGTTTGTCGCCCGCTCCCTGGCGGGCCTCACAACAAATGGGGGGCTCCTGGGGTTCCTGGTAATCGGACAGATCATCGACATCCGAAACATACTTCTGCTGCCGCGAGTGTTCCCGAAATCTTTCGTAGTCATCACATTTGTCGTGGCTTTCTTGCTGACTTTTGCTTTTGGAATCTGGGTTAATACCAGGTAATTCGGGCAAGCTACCGCATAGGAGGTGCATGATTCCGTGCGGTACGGCCATATCGGCTCATTTCTCGTAAAATGGCTCGGAACGGTTGCAGCTGTATTGTTTGTGGGTCTGTTTTTTCCCTTGTTTGGAGTCATGAACTTGCTGCAAGCCGTGTTGTTGGGGACAGTCATAACCATTGTCGGATACGTGGCCGATCTGTTTCTCCCCCGGATGACCAATCAGATCGTGGCCATCTCATCCGATTTTGCAATGGCGACGTTGGTTGTGTATCTGGCCAATTTTCTGTTTCCGGGTTTGCGTGTCACCTGGACTTTTGCAATTATCACAGGATTCATCGTGGCTGGTGTGGAAATTTTTTTTCACGCAAAATTTGTGGAGTCAACGGGAAAGCGGGAGACAAGCCCTTGAACAGGCCACTTGTCAAACATGCCCAATCAAACACGCCACTTATCAACACGTTACCAAACAAGTTACCGAGGCTTGCGTTCCATGCCGGACTGTACTATACTAAGTAGCAAACTTATGACTGTGAACAGCGATGCAGGAGAGAGTACGAACAGCAGGGCCTTTCAGGGAGAAGATGCCGTAGACTGAAAGCATCTTTAAGGAACACTGTCCGGAAGTTCACTCCGTAGCTGCCGCCTGAACGTTGCCACTTAAACCTAGCCATCCAAATGTTGCGGTGAAAGTCGTCACCTGTAGGGCGGGCCGGGAATTCCCGTTATCCGAAGGAAGCGAAGCAGAGGCATTTTGTGCTGGCAGTCTGCTTAATCAGGGTGGTACCGCGGATTGGAATCGAACCTTTCGTCCCTTTCGGACGAGGGGTTTTTTTGTTTTTTATGGTAATGAAAGGAATATCTTTTTTCCTTGTGTGGGTCTAAACAACGGCAGCATTCAGGTGAGTTAATTCGTTAATCTGCTTGGGATGAGGAAATAACGGCACGGAGTACCGTTATTGTGAACCACCTGCTGACTTAACGGCCCCCAGTGCCGCTATTGTGAACCACCTGCTGACTTAACGGCCCCCAGTGCCGCTATTGTGAACTACCTGCTGACTCAACGGCACAGAGTACCGCTATTCGGAGTCAGATCACCTGGAATGGAGGAATAACGGCACAGAGCGCCGCTATTCGGAGCCAGACCACCTGGAATGGAGGAATAACGGCACCTAGTGCCTCAATGCGGGTCCAGATCCCCCGGAGTGATGAAATAACGACACCGATGGCGGTTGCAGTTCCGGGCGGTGGGAGCCCTTGGTTGAATGTAACACTTGTTAAGTGCAATACCGAGGAGGATCGACATGAGAGAACAACTGCAAGAGCTTAAAGACAAGGCACTGGCCGAGTTGGCCAAGTGTTCCGACCAGAATGAATTGAACGAATGGAAAGTGCAGTACTTGGGCAAGAAGAGTGAATTCACTTCCATTATGCGGGGAATGGGCCAATTGACCCCAGAAGAGCGCCCGGTTATCGGTCAACTGGTGAATGAAGTGAGAGGGGCGCTGGAGCGGGCTTATGAAGCCAAGGAGCGGCAATTCAAGAGGGAAGCATTGGAGCAGAAATTGCAATCGGAGTCGATCGACGTGACCTTGCCTGGGAGAACGGTGCCAGTGGGTACACTTCATCCCTTGACCCGGGTCATCCAACAAATTGAGGACATTTTCCTCGGCCTGGGATTTGAAATCGCGGAAGGTCCTGAAGTGGAAACGGACTATTACAATTTCGAAGCGTTAAATATGCCAAAAAATCACTCTGCCCGTGATATGCAGGACACATTTTACATTACCGACGAACTGTTGATGAGAACCCATACCTCGGGCATCCAAGTTCGCACCCTTGAGGCGAAGAAAGGGGCCGTTCCGGTTCGAATTATTGCCCCTGGCCGGGTATACAGGAGGGATGACGATGATGCGACCCATTCCCATGCATTCACCCAGATTGAAGGACTGGTGGTGGACCGCAATATCCGGATGAGCGATCTGAAAGGGATCCTGCTGACATTTGCCCGCCGCATGTTTGGACCGGAACAGCAGATTCGTCTGCGCCCCAGTTACTTCCCGTTCACCGAACCAAGCACTGAAGTGGACGTAAGTTGCTATGTGTGCCACGGGGACGGATGCCGACTCTGCAAACATACCGGATGGATCGAGATTCTGGGAGCCGGCATGGTGCATCCCAGGGTGCTTGAAATGGCGGGTTACGACTCGGAGGAATACACCGGATTCGCATTCGGTATGGGAATTGAGCGGATTGCCATGCTGAAGTACGGCGTGGACGACATCCGTCACTTCTATGTGAATGACACTCGCTTCCTGAAGCAATTCGCGAATCGCGGGTAGGAGGGACGATCATGAAAATATCTTATAATTGGCTGAAAGAATATATAGACCTGGGTCCTGACATGACCCCTGAACAATTGGGGGAACTCCTGACCAACCACGGAATCCCCGTTGAGGTGATTGAGCCTTTAAACAAGGGAATCAAGGATGTAGTAGTCGGTCATGTGCTGCACACGGAACCGCATCCAAACGCGGACCGTTTGCGGGTCTGCACTGTGGATGCGGGCGGGCCGGATAAGCTGCAGATTGTATGCGGGGCACCCAACGTAAAACCCGGCCAGAAAGTTCCCTGTGCGGTCGTAGGAGCCGAACTGCCGGGCGGGGTCAAAATCAAACGGGCCAAATTGCGTGATGTGGAGTCCCAAGGGATGCTATGTTCCGCAAGCGAATTGGGGATGGATACCCGATTGCTGCCGAAAGAGCAGACGGAAGGCCTCTATATCCTTCCTGAAGATGCTCCTGTCGGGGAGTCCATCCTGAATGTACTGGGTCTTGATGATGTGGTAATGGAACTGGAACTGACTCCGAACCGGGCAGATTGTTTGAGCTATCGGGGCGTGGCCTACGAAGTGGCTGCGCTGCTCGGCAAGAAACCCAGGTTTGAGGAAGCCGTTCGCACACCTAATGCGGGTAATGGCGAATCACCTGTCAAGGTTCGCATCGAATCGGCCAACTGTATTCAATACTCGGCCCAAGTCGTCAAAGGAATTCAGGTGAAACAATCCCCTTTGTGGATGCGGATGCGCTTGCTGGCTGTGGGAGTCCGTCCAATCAACAATATTGTGGATGTGACCAATTATGTGATGTTTGAGTACGGCCAGCCGCTGCATGCATTTGACCTGTCCGAAATCACCGAGTCAACGATTGTGGTGAGGCAGGCGGAAGACAATGAATTGCTGGTAACCCTGGACGGTCAGGAACGGAAACTGGATTCGTCGATGCTCGTGATCGCAGATCCGAAACGGGCTGTGGGACTTGCCGGAGTCATGGGCGGAGAAAACTCGGAGGTGCGTGACTCGACGACAGACATTGTGCTTGAATCGGCCTATTTTGATCCTGGCACCATCCGTCAAACGGGTAAAAAACTGGGGCTCCGTTCAGAAGCGCAATTGCGTTTTGAGAAGGGAATAGATCCTGCCATCATGCAGGACGCGCTGCTTAGAGCTGCGAGTTTGATTGCCGAACTGGGAGGCGGTCAGATTGTGGGAGCACCTTCAGCAGTGGTTTCCCATCCGGTTCACGAGCAGACAATTGGACTTCGCGTGAGTCGAACCAACCAGGTGATTGGATCAGATCTTGAGATCGCAACAATCGAGGATCTCCTTGCAAGGTTGGGGTTTGCATCATCGAGGAAGGATGAGGACAATTTGGAAGTGGTTGTCCCCTCCCGGAGACCTGACATTACACGGGAAATCGACTTGATTGAAGAAGTGGCAAGGCTGCACGGGTATGACAAGATTGGCACCACCATGCCGCAGGGGGTGTTGTCCCAAGGGGGCCTGACCGACAAACAAAGATTGCGCCGGACCGTTCGGGAACTCTTGACTGGAATGGGATTGTCCGAAGTGATGACCTACAGCTTTACCAATCCGACGTGGCTTGAGCCGTTGGGGGTGGACGAGAATTCGGCGCTCAGGAAGCAGTTGCCGTTGGCCCTCCCGATGTCGGATGATCGGAAAGTGCTTCGTACGACACTGCTGCCAAGTTTGGTGGAAGTGGTCCAGTACAATCTGAATCGTAAAAATATGGATCTGGCCCTGTTCGAACTGGGAACCGTCTTTTTCCCAAAACAACTGCCTGCGGTGGAGCAGCCGGAAGAAGTTCTGAAAGTTGCAGGGATTGTCACAGGGTCATTCGGTCCGCTGGCGGTTGGAGAGAAGGGCAGAAAGGTCGATTTCTACACAGTCAAGGGGATAGTGGAAACACTGCTTGTTTGTTTGGGCATTCCAAACCCCAAATACGCACCGGCATCCGAAACGGGTATGCATCCGGGCCGGACTGCCCTGGTGGAAAGCAAAGGAGTGGCCATTGGGTTTCTTGGAGCTCTCCATCCTGCCGTTCAGGAAGCATGGGATTTGAAGGAAACATTTTATTTTGAGCTGGATTTCCAAGCACTTTATGAAACGGCCCAACGGAAAATCGAGTTCCGGCCGCTCCCGAAATTCCCCGCCATTGAACGGGATATTGCCGTAGTGGTGCCTTTGGATGTGCCGGCGGGCTCGCTGGAGCTGACCATTCGTGAGTCTGCGGGGGATCTTCTGGAGGAAGTCCGCCTGTTTGATGTCTACCAAGGGGAACAGGTGGAGGCTGGCAAGAAGTCGGTTGCTTTCTCGATTGTATACCGGGCTGAAGACAGAACGTTGACGGATGAAGAGGTTCAGGCGCGTCACAATCGCGTGGTGGAGGCGCTCAAGCAAGGTTTCCAAGCCGAACTCCGGGCCTAATTCGATGGATTTCCGGGATCCCTGCGCCTCACCGTGATGGATCCTTCTGTTGCAGGAGTTTACTCTTTCTGAAGCGAACATAATAGAGACGGAGTCAAAGGGGGCGAGCCCTTGCAGAAAGAGGACAATAATCGAATTCGTGTTGACATATACGGTCACGAGTACCAATTAAGGGGCAGGGCATCCGTTCAACACATGAGGCTGGTAGCCGGCCTTGTGGATGACAAGATGCGTGAAATTGCACAGTCGAATCCCCGGTTGGATCTGAATCGGCTTGCAGTATTGGCTGCGGTCAATATTGCCGATGAATATTTGCGTCTGCGCCAGGAATACGAAGAGTTGTTGAAGCTGATGGAGCGTTCCCAGGAACGGTCTTAAGGGAGATACGATTTGTGACAGTTGCTGACCTGATTCTGATAGCCATTCTGATGTTTTTTGCATGGAACGGGTATTCAACCGGTCTGGTGATGCAGATTGTCCGGTTTGTCGGGGTATTCGCCGCTTATTGGGCTGCAAAAGCATTCAGTTCCGATGTCTCGCTTTGGCTTGAAAGTGTGCTGGGGGAATCCGCTTCAACCGCAGCAGGGGGGAATACGGATTGGCCGTTAGGGAATGTGATGACTCAGACCCTATGGCAAACCGGGTATGGTATGCTTTCATTTGCTTTGGTCTTTCTCGTGGTTTTGATTCTGACCAGGTTAGCGGGACATGTGGTTGACCTTTTTGTATCACTCCCCGGCCTTTCGTTTCTCAATCGGATATCCGGCTTGCTTCTTGGCCTGTTGATCGGAGTGTTGGTGTTGGTCATTCTGGTCAATTTGGGGGCGTATGTTCCCGTCGACACCATTCATACGGCTTTGCAGGAATCTCAAATTGCATCCGCATTTTTAAACACAGGACTCAGCAAGCTTTTGTTTGCAAGATAGCACCAACTTTGTGACTGTTTCAGACAAGGACTGAAGCAGTCTTTTTGCCGAAAAGACCTTGAATCCAACCGCCCCTGAATGAAATAGCGGTGCTCAAACCAAAGGGCTCGGGAAAACTCCCGAGCCCTCCATGATCCAGATCACCGGTTCCCCTCTCGGTTCCGGTTGTTCCCGAAGGTTCCCCGCCGCACCACATTGCCCGGCACAAACAAATCAATTATGCCGATGACAAGTGAAGCAAGCAGCGCTCCGAGAATCGTGACCCGCATGCCTGGAACAAACCATTGAGTTATATAAATGACTACTGCTGACGACAAAAATCCGACGATTCCCCTGGCGAAGGGAGAAACCTCTCTGCCGAACAATCGCTCAACCGCCCATCCCAATACTGCAATGACAGCGGCAGCCAGGAGAGCGCTCAGAAATGTAAGCCCCCTGAAGCCCGGCACCAGAAAGCTGACGAACATCAAGACGATGGCAGATACTAGAAACCTGATCAGGATTCCCATACACCTTCAGCCTCCTTTCGGTTACAATAGATGAAGATCCGACTCGCAAATAGTGTCTCCGTTTCAGTCGGGTCCTATCGCAGAGAAATGTTGCTACAGGAGGAAAAATCATGAATCAACGAGTGCTCCGGGTGCTCGAATATCATAAGATCGTTGAGAAAGCGGTTCAACAGGCCAGCACTTACATGGGGAAAGAAAGAACCGCACAATTGCAGCCTCTCGCTACGGTTGATGAAGTAAGAAAGGCTTTGGCTGCCACCGAAGAAGGCCGACTGGTATTCCGGCTCAAGGGTTTAATTCCTTTGGGAGGGATTCGTGATATACGCCAGCCGGTCAAAAGGTCGGCTGTCGGCGGTACTCTGAATTCTCAGGAACTGCTGGATGTGGCTGACACAATCATGGCAAGCCGCCGCCTTCGCAAATTCCTGCTTGATATTGCTGATGAACATCCGATACCCACATTACGAGAGTTGGCGGAGGAACTTTTTGAGCTTCGTCCGCTGGAAGAAGAGATCCGATCGGCGATCGACAGCAATGCGGAGATCGTGGACCATGCATCCCCCGACTTAAAGAATATCCGCCAGGAAATGCGGCAAACCCAGGCCAGGATTAAGGACAAGCTGGACTCGCTTCTGCGGAATTCCGGCATGCAAAAGATGATGCAGGAAGCAATTGTCACGATCCGCAATGACCGCTACTGCATCCCGATCAAAGCCGAATACAAAGGCTCTTTTAATGGAATCGTACACGACCAGTCTTCGTCGGGAGCCACTCTGTTTATTGAGCCGGCTGCTGTTGTGCAGTTAAACAATTTCCTGCGTGAACTGGAAGTCAGGGAACAGCGGGAAGTGGACAAAATCCTGGCCAGGCTGTCCGTATTGGTTGGCAACGAATCGGAACAGCTGCAGGCGGGGTTGTCCGCTCTGGCCGAGATTGACTTTATCTTTGCGAAAGCTCATCTGGCCCATGAAATGAAAGCCAGCAACCCCAAAGTCAATGATGAGGGAAGGATCTATCTGAAAAAGGCGGTTCATCCGCTGCTTGACAGAAATGTTGCGGTTCCTGTCGATATTCGTCTTGGGGATGAATACAGTTTGCTCGTTATTACCGGCCCAAATACGGGCGGGAAAACCGTCACGCTGAAAACCGTGGGGTTGTTTGCCTTGATGGCTATGTCCGGGCTTCATGTACCGGCGGAGGACGGCAGCGAAGTGTCGACATTCGATGAAGTGTTTGCTGATATTGGAGATGAACAAAGCATCGAACAAAGTCTGTCCACTTTTTCCAGCCATATGACCAATATTGTGCAAATTCTGGAACGGGCGGACGTCCGTTCATTGGTGCTGCTTGACGAATTGGGTGCAGGAACGGATCCGGCGGAAGGAGCCGCTCTGGCACAGGCGATCCTTGATTTCCTGCGGAAGCGGGGAGCCAAAACCGTCGCTACCACTCACTACAGTGAATTAAAAGCGTATGCATTTTCGCAGAAAGAGGCGATCAATGCATCGGTAGAGTTTGATGTGGATAGCCTGCGTCCCACCTATCGTCTGCTGATCGGGGTTCCGGGCCGTTCCAACGCATTTGCCATTTCGGAGCGTTTGGGTCTTCGCAGGGAAATTATCGAGGATGCCAAGTCACGGATGAACACGGAAGACATTCAGGTGGATGAGTTGATCCGTCGCCTGGAAACCAACCAGCTGCAGGCGGAAAGGGAGAGGCGGGAAGCGGAAGCGCTTCGGAAAGAGATGGAGGCCTTGCGCCTTGAGTTTGAGAAGGAACGGGAGCAATTCCTGATGGGTCTTGACCGTTTGGTCGAGCGGGCGGAGGAAGAGGCTCGTGAGATCGTGAAAAAAGCGGAGCGTGAAGCACAGGAAATTATTCAGGAATTGCGCAAAATTCGCCAACAGGAGCAGGGAACGTTCAAGGAGCACCAACTGATCGAACTGCGCAAGCAGCTGGAGAATGCCGCCCCGACTCGCCGGGAAAGACGGGTTCAGCGGAAAGCGGCTGCCGCCAAAGAAATACTGCCTGGAGACACTGTTCAGGTTCTTACGCTCAATCAGAAGGGAACCGTTCTTGAGGTCGGGAAGGGGGAGGCGTTTGTGCAAATCGGCTCCATGAAGATGAAAATCAAACTTGCCGATCTGGAAAAGGTGGAAGTAAAGAAGAACCTGCAGGATACCCGCGGTCTTGTCAAACGCCAATCGGAGGGACCCACCCGTTTGGAACTGGACTTACGGGGATTCACAATTGAAGAAGCCGCTTATGAAATTGACCGTTATCTGGATAATGCCATCATGGCGGGGCTGGCTCAGGTATCCATCATTCACGGAAAAGGCACGGGAGCCCTGCGGGCAGGAGTGCACGAATTCCTGAGAAATCATCCACAGGTACGTTCTTTCCGTATCGGGGAACACGGAGAAGGTCATACCGGTGTCACAATTGTAAGTCTCAAATAGTTTTGGGAATCAAAACAAACGGCTTGGCGGATTGGCGCCAAGCCGTTTGTTTTTCCCTGTGCGATCCGGATTTATTACGGTTGTACCTTTACCACATTTGAAACCGGTGATTTCTGGCCTGTCGCATTCACTGCATAGACCCTGTAGGAGTAGGCCGTGTTCTGGTTTAATTCCGTATCCGTGTATTGAGTACCGGTTACTTCGGTAATTTCCTGCCAAGAAGATCCGGAATGGCGTTCAATCTGGTAACGTACCGCACCCGGTACGGAATTCCAAGAGAGTTGGACGTTTCCAGACTCCGTCTTCTCCGCCGTGAGCAAGGGTGCGGACAGGCTGTCCCCTTGTGTGCCTGACCCTGCTTTGACAGGCGCAGACATTGCAGATTGCTCTGCCTCATTTTTGGCAGACACTTTGTACCACACATTGGATCCTTGTGCTGTCACATCCTGATAACCGGTTCCGGATACGACAGTGATGAGCTCGAAGGAAGAACCGTCGTAACTTCTGTACACCAAATACTGTGTGGCTCCTGCTGCCGGCTGCCAAGAAACGGTTATACCGACCGGAGTGCTCACGACCGTTACACCAGTCGGAGGCTGCAACTTCCCTCCACCAAGCATTCCCGGCACCGCTTCAAGGGCATCCTTGGCTGGCTGAATCGATCCGTTTGCAATGACCGATATCTGGTAATAGTATGTGGTTCCCGCTTGAACAGCAGTATCTTTATAGGAGTTCGTTGTAACCAGCTCTGACAATACGGCAAAAGGTCCAGCCGGAGAAGTGGCCCGGAGTACCACGTATCCTTCCGCTCCCTGAACCGGCTCCCAACCGATGGTGATCGCATCCAGTCTGCTTTCCATGACCTTTAACCCCAATACCGAAGGCGAATTGTCATTCTTGTTCTTATCCTTATCGTCCTTCCCGAATTCCTCCGGCAATTCAAGGTCGGCATCCAACGGCTTGTATTTGGGGTTATTGTAAGGAAGGGTATACGGCTCCCGCTTTATAAAGATGCCTTCCTTTACGACACCGCCAAGAGCTGTCACCTTGTCATCCACCATATATTTCTTGCCATTAATCTCTGCATATTTCACTTTGACATGAACATCGCATGGTTCTTTCGGTTCCGTTCCCGCTACAAACAGGTCGGAAGAGACTGTGTTCGCGGCCCGGCAGAGATCCGTTGGGATTTTGCCCGATTTGGTACAGAATTCTGACCGGATGATTCCCCCTGGCATCCCAGGGAATTCCCCCTGTTGGGGGAACTTCTTGTAGACACGATCCATGATCTGGTTCCACAAGTTCAGGGCTCTTACGCCTTCCGAATCGTGCATCGGTTTGGGAATGTCATACCC contains the following coding sequences:
- a CDS encoding permease is translated as MWQSAQTIFLSIVLESLPFILLGVILSSLIHEFVTEEKMLRFLPKNKPLAVVASTFLGMFVPVCDCGAVPVVRSLMRKGVPASVAMSFTLAAPVLNPITMLSTYVAFGMTASMMWARSGATFGIAVVIGWMLLMMERRRKESEDVSKESPVTLPLTETAAAIEIRTHRSFRKVFGLVTNHTVTEFFEIMGFVVISAFVAAILQTYVPAAVLSPIGEHPVGSVLAMMGLATLLSLCSTADGFVARSLAGLTTNGGLLGFLVIGQIIDIRNILLLPRVFPKSFVVITFVVAFLLTFAFGIWVNTR
- a CDS encoding DUF2512 family protein: MRYGHIGSFLVKWLGTVAAVLFVGLFFPLFGVMNLLQAVLLGTVITIVGYVADLFLPRMTNQIVAISSDFAMATLVVYLANFLFPGLRVTWTFAIITGFIVAGVEIFFHAKFVESTGKRETSP
- the pheS gene encoding phenylalanine--tRNA ligase subunit alpha codes for the protein MREQLQELKDKALAELAKCSDQNELNEWKVQYLGKKSEFTSIMRGMGQLTPEERPVIGQLVNEVRGALERAYEAKERQFKREALEQKLQSESIDVTLPGRTVPVGTLHPLTRVIQQIEDIFLGLGFEIAEGPEVETDYYNFEALNMPKNHSARDMQDTFYITDELLMRTHTSGIQVRTLEAKKGAVPVRIIAPGRVYRRDDDDATHSHAFTQIEGLVVDRNIRMSDLKGILLTFARRMFGPEQQIRLRPSYFPFTEPSTEVDVSCYVCHGDGCRLCKHTGWIEILGAGMVHPRVLEMAGYDSEEYTGFAFGMGIERIAMLKYGVDDIRHFYVNDTRFLKQFANRG
- the pheT gene encoding phenylalanine--tRNA ligase subunit beta is translated as MKISYNWLKEYIDLGPDMTPEQLGELLTNHGIPVEVIEPLNKGIKDVVVGHVLHTEPHPNADRLRVCTVDAGGPDKLQIVCGAPNVKPGQKVPCAVVGAELPGGVKIKRAKLRDVESQGMLCSASELGMDTRLLPKEQTEGLYILPEDAPVGESILNVLGLDDVVMELELTPNRADCLSYRGVAYEVAALLGKKPRFEEAVRTPNAGNGESPVKVRIESANCIQYSAQVVKGIQVKQSPLWMRMRLLAVGVRPINNIVDVTNYVMFEYGQPLHAFDLSEITESTIVVRQAEDNELLVTLDGQERKLDSSMLVIADPKRAVGLAGVMGGENSEVRDSTTDIVLESAYFDPGTIRQTGKKLGLRSEAQLRFEKGIDPAIMQDALLRAASLIAELGGGQIVGAPSAVVSHPVHEQTIGLRVSRTNQVIGSDLEIATIEDLLARLGFASSRKDEDNLEVVVPSRRPDITREIDLIEEVARLHGYDKIGTTMPQGVLSQGGLTDKQRLRRTVRELLTGMGLSEVMTYSFTNPTWLEPLGVDENSALRKQLPLALPMSDDRKVLRTTLLPSLVEVVQYNLNRKNMDLALFELGTVFFPKQLPAVEQPEEVLKVAGIVTGSFGPLAVGEKGRKVDFYTVKGIVETLLVCLGIPNPKYAPASETGMHPGRTALVESKGVAIGFLGALHPAVQEAWDLKETFYFELDFQALYETAQRKIEFRPLPKFPAIERDIAVVVPLDVPAGSLELTIRESAGDLLEEVRLFDVYQGEQVEAGKKSVAFSIVYRAEDRTLTDEEVQARHNRVVEALKQGFQAELRA
- the zapA gene encoding cell division protein ZapA; this encodes MQKEDNNRIRVDIYGHEYQLRGRASVQHMRLVAGLVDDKMREIAQSNPRLDLNRLAVLAAVNIADEYLRLRQEYEELLKLMERSQERS
- a CDS encoding CvpA family protein gives rise to the protein MTVADLILIAILMFFAWNGYSTGLVMQIVRFVGVFAAYWAAKAFSSDVSLWLESVLGESASTAAGGNTDWPLGNVMTQTLWQTGYGMLSFALVFLVVLILTRLAGHVVDLFVSLPGLSFLNRISGLLLGLLIGVLVLVILVNLGAYVPVDTIHTALQESQIASAFLNTGLSKLLFAR
- a CDS encoding phage holin family protein; its protein translation is MGILIRFLVSAIVLMFVSFLVPGFRGLTFLSALLAAAVIAVLGWAVERLFGREVSPFARGIVGFLSSAVVIYITQWFVPGMRVTILGALLASLVIGIIDLFVPGNVVRRGTFGNNRNREGNR
- a CDS encoding endonuclease MutS2, whose product is MNQRVLRVLEYHKIVEKAVQQASTYMGKERTAQLQPLATVDEVRKALAATEEGRLVFRLKGLIPLGGIRDIRQPVKRSAVGGTLNSQELLDVADTIMASRRLRKFLLDIADEHPIPTLRELAEELFELRPLEEEIRSAIDSNAEIVDHASPDLKNIRQEMRQTQARIKDKLDSLLRNSGMQKMMQEAIVTIRNDRYCIPIKAEYKGSFNGIVHDQSSSGATLFIEPAAVVQLNNFLRELEVREQREVDKILARLSVLVGNESEQLQAGLSALAEIDFIFAKAHLAHEMKASNPKVNDEGRIYLKKAVHPLLDRNVAVPVDIRLGDEYSLLVITGPNTGGKTVTLKTVGLFALMAMSGLHVPAEDGSEVSTFDEVFADIGDEQSIEQSLSTFSSHMTNIVQILERADVRSLVLLDELGAGTDPAEGAALAQAILDFLRKRGAKTVATTHYSELKAYAFSQKEAINASVEFDVDSLRPTYRLLIGVPGRSNAFAISERLGLRREIIEDAKSRMNTEDIQVDELIRRLETNQLQAERERREAEALRKEMEALRLEFEKEREQFLMGLDRLVERAEEEAREIVKKAEREAQEIIQELRKIRQQEQGTFKEHQLIELRKQLENAAPTRRERRVQRKAAAAKEILPGDTVQVLTLNQKGTVLEVGKGEAFVQIGSMKMKIKLADLEKVEVKKNLQDTRGLVKRQSEGPTRLELDLRGFTIEEAAYEIDRYLDNAIMAGLAQVSIIHGKGTGALRAGVHEFLRNHPQVRSFRIGEHGEGHTGVTIVSLK
- a CDS encoding fibronectin type III domain-containing protein, whose translation is MHDSEGVRALNLWNQIMDRVYKKFPQQGEFPGMPGGIIRSEFCTKSGKIPTDLCRAANTVSSDLFVAGTEPKEPCDVHVKVKYAEINGKKYMVDDKVTALGGVVKEGIFIKREPYTLPYNNPKYKPLDADLELPEEFGKDDKDKNKNDNSPSVLGLKVMESRLDAITIGWEPVQGAEGYVVLRATSPAGPFAVLSELVTTNSYKDTAVQAGTTYYYQISVIANGSIQPAKDALEAVPGMLGGGKLQPPTGVTVVSTPVGITVSWQPAAGATQYLVYRSYDGSSFELITVVSGTGYQDVTAQGSNVWYKVSAKNEAEQSAMSAPVKAGSGTQGDSLSAPLLTAEKTESGNVQLSWNSVPGAVRYQIERHSGSSWQEITEVTGTQYTDTELNQNTAYSYRVYAVNATGQKSPVSNVVKVQP